In Helicobacter pylori, the DNA window AAGAGACAATAACCTAGTGGATTATGATGATTTGACTATGGCTCAAAAAATGAATACCACCGCTTTATCTATGAGCCGATTATACGAGCAGATGCTAAACTGCCCAGTAGCAGTTACCTCTGGTTATAGGACTTATAACGATAAAGCCATTATTGCGGATTATGGATTAAAAGAAGCCACCAAGATTTTAGAACTGAATGCGACAACAGAGGGCGAGAAAAAAGAGGAAGTTGAAGCCCTTTTAAAACCCTTTATGCTCACTAACGCTGATAACGAAAAAAGAACCAAGTGGTTGAGAAAAAAGCTAGACCTATACAAGGGCTACATAGGATACAAAATTGTTAAAGGTTATACAGAGAAGCAAGTATGCCACAAGCTAACATAGAAACTAGCTTCATTTGTTTTGAACTCAAACCATTCCATTAATAAAAATCAGTTCAAAGACATCATAGTGAATTTGGGTAGGGAGTTCAACCAAGACAGCATTATTATCAACAGCCCTAAAGATAAGCGTGGGGCTGTATTCACTTTAATATGCACTACCCCTTACCCCTACTTGATGCTTGATGGGGAAAAAACAAGACTTGGAGAACCCTTTGCTGAATTAAAAGACCCTAAATTTAGGAACTCTATCGCTGATGAAGCCTTACCTAATGGCCAGTCAAACCCTGACTTTTTGATTGCTTTCACGGAGTTTATGCGTAGCGTTGCTAAACACAGCTACAGCGAAACTAAAAAAGATAAAATCAAAAGAGATGATAAATCTAAATCCGCTAGGTTTGGGTTCTCTACCTATGAAAGTATAGTAAGAACTTATAAGGCAACCGAACAAAAAGACATTACCGCTAACAGCGTTCTTGCTAAATTAAAAGTCAATTTGATAGAGAACGGACAGAGAAAAATAAGAGGAACTAGGGGTGGTTGGGAAAATTGGAGCAAGTGGATTCCTGGATACTCCTACGACTTGAACGCTTCCTTTACTATGGATAGCGTTCTAGATAACACATACAAACCCAAACCCCTTAAAACTAATCAATTTGATACTAACGCTGGGTATTGTTTTATTAACGAACAAGACCTACTCAATCAGCTCATCAATGTGAGCGCGAAACTATCCCACGACACCTTATTAGCGATAAGACAAACAGAAAACATAAACCTAGTTTATGCTTTGATTAAAGACACCACTTATATGATTTTATCTTTGAGATTGATAAAGCGGTGAGAATTTCAATCAGCTAGTCATTGAAGTCCCCCAAATCCGTCCTTAAGAATGCAGAACTCAATCAAGTTAAAAATGTATTGACCTCACAAATTCATAACGGGGCGTATAGTTTTAGAGGCGATGTGTATAGGAGTAAACACCTGGATTTATACTAGATTGAGTTATAGCGTTTTATTAACTATAAGAATTAGGGGGTGTTTGGGATATTCCCCTTTAAGCACTTTATAAAATCCCCCAAACGCTCTAAAAATCAGCATAACGAAAAATCAAAGTTTTAAAATCAAAACTTTTTAATTTTATTCTAAAAAAATAAATGAGAGCAAACCCAACAAACCGCTTTATTATGACCCTATAAAAATAGGGGGGAAAGCGAGATCTGCAATTAATCTTGCTGGATCCTTATGGCTGTGGGTGTGGATAGTTCTTCTTCAGTAGGGATTCTTAAAAAATCGCTATTACCCACTTTTCTTGTTTGTTTCACCACAGGCTGAGAAGGCGTAGCGATAGATTCCAAACTCGCTCCACCGCTGTTTCTTTCAGCACCGGTTGCAATGATAGTAACGCGCACATGATCAATGGGGATACTCTCGCTCGTGTGTTGGCCAAACTTAACATCAACATCTTGATTGGCTCGTTCTTGAATAGATATGCAAGCTTGAGAATAAGCATACATAGGATAATCAGGGTGGTGCTCAAAAAAGACAATAATGCTCTTAGCCCCATCAATAGAAGCGTCATCAAGAAGAGGCGATTGGATCGCATTTTCCACTGCTAATTTAGCGGATTCTTCGCCAGTGGCCTCACCAATACCCATTAACGCAAAGCCTTTAAAGCCAAGAGCACTCTTTAAATCGGAAAAATCAACATTAATATCACCGGGCTTAGTGATGATCGTAGAAATACCGCTCACAGCCCTAACCAAGACATCATCAACTTCTTTATAGCATTCTTTGGTGCTGGCGTTTTTTTTCATGGTCAAAAGAATTTTATCATTAGGGATAACCAAAATAGAATCGCTAGTTTGCTCCAACTCCTTTAACCCCTCTTCGGCTTTCTTGCTTTTTTGAGATCCTTCGTATTTGAAAGGCTTAGTAACGATAGCAATCGTGAGTGCTCCCACTTCTTTTGCGATTTTAACGATAGTAGGGGTGGCTCCAGTCCCAGTCCCTCCTCCAAGCCCTGTAGAGACAATGACTAATTTGGCGTCCTTAATCGCTTCTCTAATTTCATTAGTGCTTTCTTCAGCGGCTTTCCTACCAATATCAGGAACCCCTCCAGCGCCTAAACCTCCAGTAGACTCTTTGCCTAAAAGGATTTTAACCGGAGCGGGATTGTTTTTGAGATGTTGGCCATCAGTGTTCGTTGCAATGGGGGTAACATCTTGATGCACGCCGTATTCAACCAGGTGTTTAATCATGTTAGACCCCCCACCTCCAACACCGATGACGACAATCTTAGCCCCTTTATAAGCTGGATCGCTTACTTCTTCAATGCTCGCTTGACCAATATTATAATTTTCCATCTCTGATTGATGAACCATAGCCACATTCCCCTTGAGATACGATTTTTGCAAATCTTAAACTTTGATAAATAGCTAAAGGATTATACCATGTTTTCTGGCTTTTGATAACTATCAAGGCGTTTTTATCGCATAAAGAAATTGCTGTATCTTAAAAGATTTTAGAAATCTTATCAAGGAAACTTTTAAAAAAACCTTTTTGTTCGGTGGGTTTTATAGGCAAGAAGTCATCGTTTTTAGCGGTGTTTAAAGGAGCGTTAGGGGTTTTTAAATCGCTCAAATTCCTTTCTGTGGGCGATGAATGGATATGGGGGGTAGGGCTTGATTGATGGGCTGTTCTTGTGTAATCATCGCTTTCATGGTAGCGGATAACCCCTTTAGAGTCTCTTTCATAATTGGTATGCCCCCCTGCTTTGTATAAAATCAAGCCAACCACGACTGAAAAGCGAGGATCTTTCAAGTCTTCAAACATGCCCATGATATTGTATTTTTCCATAGGGGCCGCCAAACGCACCGGGTAATTAGTGAAATGGGTTCTGGCTAATTCCTTGATCCCTTTCATTAAAGCCATCCCACCGGTTAACACAACGCCCCCACCCAAATGCTCTTCTAATCCGCTATCCTGAATGCTCCTGTGGATGATTTTAAAAGTTTCTAAAGCCCTTTCCCTCATGATAGTTTGGATTTCACTAAGCGGCACAATATGGCTTTCATGGCCATCAGAGCCGGTGGTAGGGATTTGGACATTTTGAGAGGGCGTTTCTTCACCACCTTCAAAAGAAAGATCCCCATATTTGATCTTAACTTCTTCAGCGTAAGGGAATGGGGTGTTGAGCATGTGCGATAAATCCGTGGTTAAATGGTGAGAGCCTACGGGTAAGTATTTGTTATAGCGTATGGAATTGCCGCTATAAATCGTAAGGTTGCATGTCTCTCCGCCCATATCCACGCAAGCCACGCCCAATTCCCTTTCATCATTAGACAAGGTGGCAATCGAGGCTGCATAAGAATTGATCACGATGTTTTCAATCTCCACCCCAGATTGGATCATGATTTTTTCTAAATTTTCAATGTTGTTTTTTTCTGTATAGACAATATGGATAAAGACTTCTAAGCGAGTCCCGCTCATTCCTAAGGGGTCATTCACTTCTTGTTTGTCTAAAGTGAAGCGATAAGGGAGGGCATGCAAAATATGTTTATCATTATCTAAGCCTGCTTTAGCGCATGCGTTATTGATAGCACGATTGATTTCATCTATAGTGACCACATTGTCTTTAGTGCTAGCCACACCGGTAATATCTCTAATGCTTTCAGTATAAGCTCCAGAAAAAGAAACAATCGCCTTAGTTTTAGGGTGGTATTCCCCAAAATGGGGCATGGGGTTATTTCTGTCTTCATCAGCGTTCAAACCTGCCATTTTTTTAGCGCTATTAATCACTTCTTTAATGGCGTTAGAAGCGTGAGCAAGGCTATTAATGCGCCCTCTTTTAATGGCTTTTGAATTGATTTCTTTAGAGTCTTGATGGGCTGTGCCAATGATGCGCAAAATCCCTTCTTTAAATTCAGCCACTATCGCGCAAATCTTTCTAGAGCCTATATCAACCCCTATAACGATTTCTTTATGTTCCATGATTTCCCCTTGCATTATTGAATGTATTTGACTATCTTATAGCGTTTTTTCAATTCTTCTATCAACGCTTTATCAAAAAAATCCGTTTTAGTGTTATTGACTAAACGCTGCATATACTGGCTTTCTTCTGCACTAAAGGAGTGGTTGAAATTTTGCTCTGTGATTTGATAGAGCACCACTTTATTACCTATGGTTACAAACCCCTTTTTTTCTTGGCGGTTAAAAAGGGTGTTGATAAACTTAGCGCTTTCTTCTTGGTTAAGTTCGCTAATAGTGCCTCCAAAATTAGGGCTTACATAGCCCACGCTTTTGCCTTTAAAATCCTTAAGTTTTTCTTTAGCTAAGGTTTGTAACGCCGTAAGGGTTTTTTCTTGAGTCAAGCGGGTTTTAAGAGCGCTTTTAGCTTCATTAAAATTTTGTAATTCGTCTTTAATTTGAGAAATGAGCTGCACCACAATAAAACCATCTTTAAAAGGCTCTGGTTTTAGGATTTCAAGGGGCTTGAGAGCGGCGAGTTTTTGCGTGATTTCAGCAGTATAAGGGGAGTTGTTTTCTTCAAAATCTTGCGTGGTGTAGTTTTGCGCGTTCCCTTTTTTGAGAGCGATATAACTCCTTAAGGCTTTTTCATTCGCTTTTTGCATGCTTAAATCATGCTTGACTTGCTCTTGAACGCTTTTAAAATCCTGCAATTTCCCCTCTTTGTCCAAATAAGACACCTTGTTTTTATGGTAGTACTCCTCCAACTCTTTCAAATCAGGTTTTTCTAAACTAGCGTCAAAATATAAAGAGCGTGTTTTAAAGCTTGTGGGCTTTTTAAAATCCTTTTTATGGGACTCGTAATATTTTTTCATCTCTTCTTCATTAAGAGAGATTTTAACATCACTAGGATTTAGAATAAGAATGTCTAATTTGTCTTGCAATTTTGCCCAAAGCGATAAACTGGATTGCTCCAAAGGGGTAGTGGTTTTGGGGAATAGAGCGCTGATTTTTTGAAGGATTAAAAGCCTTTCAACGCTTTCTTCAAAATGCTTGGGGCGGTAATGGCTTTGTTTTAAGATATTTTTATACAATTCTTCATCAAAAACGCCATCTTTTTGAAAAACGCTCGTTTTTCTGATCTCTTTGGCCACTTCTTGCTTCGTAGCGCCAAGCCCTAAATCTAAAGCGAGATTCCTCAATAAGGCTTGATTGATGAGCGAATCTAGAGCGCTTTTTTCCAAATGCATGGCTTTGATTTGATCTTCAGTGAGTTCTTTAAAGTTGGGGATAGACTCAGCATAGGCGTCTTTAAGGCGGCGGTATTCTTGGGCTAATTCTTCTTGAGAAATCTTAATCTGTCCCACTTTGGCAGCGCTATCGCTATCTAAAGAAAAGCTGTATTGCCCCCAGCCTATCATCCCGGCGGCAATAAAAGCGATCGTGCTTATCCATATTGTAACCACTAAATACTTTCTATGATTTTGCATCCATTCAATCATAAGAACTCTAATCCCTTTTAAAAAATCAAAAATGTGAAATTCAGGTTTAAACAACCTTATAGTAAAATCAAATAACCTTATTTTAACCAAAGGTTATTAAAATTATCCTTATTATAGAGGGTTTTTAACATGAATTTTCAAGAAAATTTAGCCGCTTTGGATTTGGAGTATCTTTGGCACCCTTGCTCGCAAATGCAAGAGCATCAAAATTTCCCCATTATCCCCATTAAAAAGGCTCAAGGGATTTATCTCTATGATTTTAATGATAACGCTTACATGGATTTAATCAGCTCATGGTGGGTGAATCTTTTTGGGCATAATAACGCCTACATCAGCCAGCAGCTCAAAAATCAAATTGATGATTTAGAGCATGTCCTTTTGGCTTCTTTTAGCCATAAGCCCATCATCACGCTCTCTCAAAGGCTTTGCCAGCTCACTCATATGGATAAATGCTTTTATGCGGATAACGGCTCATCTTGTATTGAAATCGCTTTGAAAATGAGCTATCACGCCCATTTTTTAAAAAACCAAACGCGCCCTAAAAAGCTTTTTTTATCGCTTTCTAATTCCTATCATGGCGAGACTTTGGGAGCGTTAAGCGTGGGCGATGTGAAACTTTATAAAGACACTTACACCCCCTTATTGCTCAAGAATCTCATCACACCCGTGCCTAAAAACGACAATGAAATAGAAAATAGTTTGAACGCTTTAAGGCGTTTGTTAGATAAGCATCATGAAGAAATTTGTGCCTTCATTGCAGAACCTCTTTTGCAATGCGCAGGGAATATGCATATTTATAGTGCAAAGTATTTAAAACAAGCCGTTTTATTGTGTAAGCAAAAAAACATCCACATTATTTTTGATGAAATCGCTACCGGGTTTGGGCGCACAGGGAGCATGTTTGCTTATGAACAATGCGAAATTGAGCCTGATTTTTTATGCTTGTCTAAAGGGATTAGCGGGGGGTATTTGCCTTTAAGCGTGCTATTAACCTATAATGAAATCTATAACCAATTTTACGCTCCCTATGAAGAAAATAAAGCGTTTTTGCATTCGCACAGCTACACAGGAAACGCCCTGGCATGCGCATGCGCGAACGCTACGCTGGATATTTTTGAAAAAGAAAATGTTATTGAAAAAAACAAGGCTTTAAGCGAGTTTATTTTTAGCGCACTCCAAAACGCATTAAAACCCTTGATAGAGCAACAAGTGGTGTCTAACTTAAGGCATTTGGGCATGGTCTTTGCCTTTGAAGTCTTTATTCAAACCAAAGAGCGTTTGAGTTTGGCGGTTTTTAAAAAAGCTCTAACTAAAGGTTTGTTGTTGCGCCCCTTAAACAACACGATCTACCTCATGCCCCCTTACATTATCACGCATGAAGAAATCAACAAGGCGGTTGCGGGGTTAGTGGAAATTCTTGATGAGTTAAAAAATGGCTGAAAGCGTTTTTAAAATAGTAAAAAGCTTAATTTCAGTCAAGCGATAGCTTTTTCTGTTTGTTTGGTTTCAAAAATCAAGCTTTTAACCTGATATAAAACCTATTCAATCAAACCTATTCAATGATTTTAGGCACAACGAAGTAATGATCCTGGCTGTGTTTGTTGTGGCTTAAAATCTCTTTGGCAATGTTAGGTTGGTTTTTGGGCTCGTCTTCTCTTAAGGGGGTGCTAAGATGCGTATCTGTTTTTAGATCATGAGTTTCTAAAGCGAAAATGTTTTCTACAAAGCCTAAAATCTCGGCTAAATGGCCTTTAACGCTCTCTTTATACTCATCTTTAATCTCTAGCATGCTCAATTTTTCTAAGCGTTGCAATAATGCGTCATCAATTTGCATTCTTTTCCTTTAGTTTAAAATAGGGGTTCGTCCATCGTTGCTGGGGCCTTGATACCCATGAGCTTTAACACGCTGCTAGCGATATTGTTTAACGCTCCGTTTTTAATGGATTTGACTCCATTCCCTAAAACAAAGCAATACACGCTCCCGGCGGTGTGGTTGGTTAAGGGGTTTTGGTTTTCATCTTTCATGCGTTCGCAATTCCCATGATCGCTTGTTAAAAGCATGGCGTAATTTAATTCTTTAGCCAGTGAAAGGATTTCCCCTAAGCATGCATCCACCGCTTCTACCGCTTTGATGCTCGCTTCAAAATTCCCCGTATGCCCCACCATATCGCCATTAGCAAAATTCACAATGATCAAATCCGTGCCTAATTTCATCTGCTCTAACACCGCAAGGGTTACTTCTTTGGCGCTCATTTCAGGCTTTAAGTCATAAGTGGTTACTTTTGGGCTTTGGATAAGCACCCGGTTTTCATTTTTAAAAGGCGCTTCCACTCCGCCATTGATGAAAAAGGTTACATGCGCGTATTTTTCAGTTTCAGCGATATGGCTTTGGGTCAGGTTGTGTTGAGAGACCACTTCAGTGAGCGTGTTTTGAACGCTTTCTTTGGGGAATAAAACAGGGTAGGGGAAAGTGTTATCATAAGGCGTCATGGTAGCGATATGGAGTTTTTTAAAAGTTTCGCGCTCAAAGCCATTAAATTCCTTTTGGCCTAAAGCGCTCACGATTTCTCTAGCCCTATCATTCCTGAAATTGATAAAAATGAAACTTTCACCATCTTGCATGCCGCAATAATTTTTAAAACAAGTGGGCATGATAAATTCATCGGTGATACTTTTATCATACTGGCTTTGGATATACTCGCTAGGGCTTAAGGGCGTGTTATTAAGCCCCATTAAGCTATGATACGCAAGCTCAATCCTTTCAAAGCGCTTATCCCTATCCATGGCATAAAAACGACCGCTTATGGTAGCGATTTGAATGTTTTCATTGCAGATATTTTGCATTTGTTTTAAATAAGTTAAAGCGCTTTTAGGAGCGACATCGCGCCCATCGGTGATTAAATGCAGACAGACTTTTTTGCCGGATTTTTCACACTCTAAAGCCAAAGCGATAAAATGCTCAATGTGTGAATGCACGCCTCCATCGCTCATTAAACCCATAAGATGCACCATTTTGCTTTTGTGGATCGTGTTTAAAAAAGCGGGGTTGTTTTTTAATCCATCGTTTTGAAGGCTTAAAGAAATTTTGACTAAATCCTGATACAGCACCCTACCAGCCCCAATGCACATATGCCCCACTTCAGAATTCCCCATTTGCCCTTCAGGCAAGCCCACGCTCAAGCCATGCGTATCAATCAAGCTATAAGGCAAGGTTTTAAACATCAAGTCATAAGTGGGTTTTTTGGCATGGAAGAAAGCGTTATGATCGCTATCTTTACGATACCCAATGCCATCAGTGATAATCAAAAGAGTTTTTTGCACCATTTTTAGGACTTTTTAAAGCTCTTGCATGAGAGTGATGTGGTTAGCTAAAATCGCATTCCTTTGCCCTGGAGAGCAATTTTTGCACACTTCTTTATTTTTGGAATTTTTGGAAGCGGTTTTGGTGTTGTTTTTAACGCTGATATTATTTTTAGAGGAGCGTTTTGGACTCGCTTTAGCCGGTTTTTTTGGGCTTTTTTTAGCGGGTGTGAAATCAGTGCTATTGATTTGAGCGAAATACATGGGTTTATCTTTTTCTTTTTCTGGCTTGTTGGTTATTCGCTCGCTAGTTGCCTCTTTCATTTCTTGGGGTTTTTCTGCTTGGGTTTCCTCTATTTGAGTTTCTTTGGTCTCTGTTTGAGCTAAAGTTTGGGGCATGGCGTTGCCGATAGGGTCTAAATCCAAGTTGCTATTAGCGCTTTTTTGCAATTCTTGGTCATTACTGGACTGCGAATCAAAGATTTTAGATTCTTTCAAACGCCTGATCCTGTCTTGTATCTCTTCATAATACTTTTCAGCTTCGGCGTTAGATTTTTCGCTCCTTTCCCAACGACTGCCCTTGTTGTAAGATTTAATCATGTCTTTTAGATTGTCATGGTAGCGTGTTTTCCAATAGAGCAACTCTTTTAGAGCCACCTCAGAAGCAAGGGCGTCGTTTCTAATGAGCAATTCCCCCATCACATTACGCAAAAAGGGGCTATCATTATGCCCATAGCTTTTTAGAACGCTTGGGATATAAGAATGATACACGCCCGCGCTCGGATCGGAAAAATTGATTTTATAAACCCCTGCGCATGATTCTTTCCATGCGATGCCTGCCATTTCATAGCCTAAATTTTCTTTAGAGCCGAATTGATAGGCGAACTTTAAGACTTCTTTTTGCTTAGCGTTAAAGTCTTTAAGATTATCGCAATTGGTCATCATGACTTTAGTAACGGGCGATTTGGGTTTGTTTTTAACCCCCTTAGCGGGCTTAGGCTCTGTTTTAGTGGGGCTTTCTGCTGTGGCTAAGCTTAAAGATGCACTTAAGGCTGTGCCTAGAAATAAGGCTTTAAAGATGGTGTGAGTGAGTGGGGTTAAATGTTTCAAAACGCCTACCTTTTGTATTGAGAAATAAACTAAACTAAGAATAAATTCAAGTATAATTCTAACATGATTTAGTCTTAAAAGTGATTTTGTTTTTTAGGGAGAATTGAGATTTTGCATTCAGATGAATTGTTAGTAGAGATTTTAGTTGAAGAATTGCCCGCGCAAGCGTTATTGAATGAATATAAAGAAATGACTAAAAAACTCCACGCTCTTTTTCAAAAACGCGCTTTAGAAGTGGGAACTATAGAGGTTTTTTACACCCCTAGGCGCTTGTGTTTGTTCGTTAAAGGCTTTCCCCTTTTAACTCAAGAAACTAAAGAGGAATTTTTTGGGCCTCCCGTTAAAATCGCATGCAATCATCAAGATAAAACGCAAGGGCTGAACGCACTAGGTTTAGGGTTTTATCAAAAATTAGGACTAAAGGATCACCAGCATTTCCAAACAGCGTTTAAAAACAATAAAGAAGTGCTTTATCACGCTAAAATCCACGCGAAAGAGCCTACAAAAGATTTGATCATGCCCATTGTGTTAGAGTTTTTAGAGGGTTTGAATTTTGGGAAGTCTATGCGTTGGGGCAATGTGGAAAAAAGCTTTATCAGACCCATTCATAATATTTGCGTGTTGTTTAATGGGGAAAATTTTAACGATATTGAAGTCAAAGAGTATGGCTTTAAAACCAAGCAAGCCACCAAAGCGCACCGACAAGAGGGTTTTGATTTTATTGAAGTGGATAGCCCTAAAGCGTATTTTGAAGTTTTAGAAAAAAACCATGTCATTTTAGACCCTAAAAAGCGCGAAGCTAAAATCTTACAAGAAATCAAAGAGCTAGAAACAAAGCATCACATTAGCGTAGAAATAGACAGGGATCTGTTAGATGAGGTTGTAGCGATCACGGAATACCCCAGCGTGCTTTTAGGGGAGTTTGACAAGGCGTTTTTAAAATTACCCAGTGAAATCATCATTACTTCCATGAAAGAAAACCAGCGCTATTTTGCAACCTTTTGTCAAAAAAGCCAAGAAGAAAACCCAACATTACACAACGGCTTTATTGTGGTGAGTAACGCTATCAATAAAGACAAGCAAAAAATCATTTTAGGCAATCAAAAGGTTTTAAAAGCCCGCTTGAGCGATGCGGTTTTCTTTTATGAAAACGATCTCAAAAAGCCTTTAGATAACGCCCCTTTAGAGAGCGTGGTTTTTGTGCAAGGTTTAGGGACTTTAAAAGATAAAATGGAGCGCGAATCAACCATCGCTCAATATTTGACGCAAAAATATATTTCATCTTTAAACATGCCTTTAGAAAAAGCCCTTGAGTTGGTTAAAAGAGCCGTTCAAATCGCTAAAGCGGATTTACTCAGTGAAGTGGTGTATGAATTTAGCGAGCTTCAAGGGATCATGGGCTATTACTACGCTTTAAAACAAAATGAAAACGAATTAGTTGCCTTGAGCTTGAAAGAGCAGTATCTACCCACAAGCGAAAACGCCCCCTTGCCCTCTAGTGTTTTTAGTTCAATCGTGGCTTTGAGCTTGAAATTAGACAGCTTGTTTTCTCTTTTTAGCGTGGGTAAAATCCCTAGCGGATCTAAAGATCCTTTTGCTTTAAGGCGCTTGAGTTTTGGATTATTGAAAATCATCGTGCATTATGGGTTAGAATTTGACTTGAAAGCGGATTTAAAAAATCTCTTTGAAAAAGTGGCCGTTTATCAAAGCTTTGATTTAGAGATTTTAGAAAAGTTTTTACTGGAGCGCTTTAATAATTTAATAGATTGTAACCCCTCTATTATAAGGAGCGTGTTAAACACCAACGAGCGAGATATTGTTAAAATCATTCAGAAAGTCAAAGCCTTAAAACGCTTTTTAGACGATCCCAAGAACACTCAAAAAAAAGAGTTGCTTTTTAGCGCTTTCAAACGCCTAGCCAATATCAATAAAGACAGAAACCCTAACGAATCAAGCGAGTTTTTCACGAGTCTTTTCAAAGAATCGCAAGAGCATGCCCTTTTTGAAGCGTTCAATGCGATCAAAACGAGCGCTTTTGAGGGTTTGGATAGCAAAATAGAGGCTTATTTTGGTTTGCATGCGCCTTTAGAAGAATATTTTAAAAGCGTGTTAGTGATGGATAAAGATATAGAAATCCAAAAAAATCGTAAAAATTTCTTATGGGGCGTGTATCAAAGTTTCTTAGAGATTGGGGATATTAAAGAAATTGCGATTTAATTCTTTCAAACGCAAAGTACGGCGTTTTTTGGGGGTAACTTTTTTTATAAGCATGTTTAGCGTGGGCATGCTTAGCGCGAAAATCTTTACCCTACAGGAGTTTTTTAAAGAAGTAGAAACCAACTCTATGGAGTTGATCGGCAAAAAAGCCGATTTTAAAAGCCGTTTGAATGAGCAACGCTCCGTGAACGCTTGGGATTTCCCCTATATTTATAATGAAACTTCTATGGTGAAAAACTTCCAAGGCATTGTAGAAGCGCAGCCC includes these proteins:
- the ftsA gene encoding cell division protein FtsA, which translates into the protein MQGEIMEHKEIVIGVDIGSRKICAIVAEFKEGILRIIGTAHQDSKEINSKAIKRGRINSLAHASNAIKEVINSAKKMAGLNADEDRNNPMPHFGEYHPKTKAIVSFSGAYTESIRDITGVASTKDNVVTIDEINRAINNACAKAGLDNDKHILHALPYRFTLDKQEVNDPLGMSGTRLEVFIHIVYTEKNNIENLEKIMIQSGVEIENIVINSYAASIATLSNDERELGVACVDMGGETCNLTIYSGNSIRYNKYLPVGSHHLTTDLSHMLNTPFPYAEEVKIKYGDLSFEGGEETPSQNVQIPTTGSDGHESHIVPLSEIQTIMRERALETFKIIHRSIQDSGLEEHLGGGVVLTGGMALMKGIKELARTHFTNYPVRLAAPMEKYNIMGMFEDLKDPRFSVVVGLILYKAGGHTNYERDSKGVIRYHESDDYTRTAHQSSPTPHIHSSPTERNLSDLKTPNAPLNTAKNDDFLPIKPTEQKGFFKSFLDKISKIF
- a CDS encoding adenosylmethionine--8-amino-7-oxononanoate transaminase — translated: MNFQENLAALDLEYLWHPCSQMQEHQNFPIIPIKKAQGIYLYDFNDNAYMDLISSWWVNLFGHNNAYISQQLKNQIDDLEHVLLASFSHKPIITLSQRLCQLTHMDKCFYADNGSSCIEIALKMSYHAHFLKNQTRPKKLFLSLSNSYHGETLGALSVGDVKLYKDTYTPLLLKNLITPVPKNDNEIENSLNALRRLLDKHHEEICAFIAEPLLQCAGNMHIYSAKYLKQAVLLCKQKNIHIIFDEIATGFGRTGSMFAYEQCEIEPDFLCLSKGISGGYLPLSVLLTYNEIYNQFYAPYEENKAFLHSHSYTGNALACACANATLDIFEKENVIEKNKALSEFIFSALQNALKPLIEQQVVSNLRHLGMVFAFEVFIQTKERLSLAVFKKALTKGLLLRPLNNTIYLMPPYIITHEEINKAVAGLVEILDELKNG
- the ftsZ gene encoding cell division protein FtsZ, whose amino-acid sequence is MVHQSEMENYNIGQASIEEVSDPAYKGAKIVVIGVGGGGSNMIKHLVEYGVHQDVTPIATNTDGQHLKNNPAPVKILLGKESTGGLGAGGVPDIGRKAAEESTNEIREAIKDAKLVIVSTGLGGGTGTGATPTIVKIAKEVGALTIAIVTKPFKYEGSQKSKKAEEGLKELEQTSDSILVIPNDKILLTMKKNASTKECYKEVDDVLVRAVSGISTIITKPGDINVDFSDLKSALGFKGFALMGIGEATGEESAKLAVENAIQSPLLDDASIDGAKSIIVFFEHHPDYPMYAYSQACISIQERANQDVDVKFGQHTSESIPIDHVRVTIIATGAERNSGGASLESIATPSQPVVKQTRKVGNSDFLRIPTEEELSTPTAIRIQQD
- the gatC gene encoding Asp-tRNA(Asn)/Glu-tRNA(Gln) amidotransferase subunit GatC, coding for MQIDDALLQRLEKLSMLEIKDEYKESVKGHLAEILGFVENIFALETHDLKTDTHLSTPLREDEPKNQPNIAKEILSHNKHSQDHYFVVPKIIE
- a CDS encoding peptidylprolyl isomerase, which translates into the protein MIEWMQNHRKYLVVTIWISTIAFIAAGMIGWGQYSFSLDSDSAAKVGQIKISQEELAQEYRRLKDAYAESIPNFKELTEDQIKAMHLEKSALDSLINQALLRNLALDLGLGATKQEVAKEIRKTSVFQKDGVFDEELYKNILKQSHYRPKHFEESVERLLILQKISALFPKTTTPLEQSSLSLWAKLQDKLDILILNPSDVKISLNEEEMKKYYESHKKDFKKPTSFKTRSLYFDASLEKPDLKELEEYYHKNKVSYLDKEGKLQDFKSVQEQVKHDLSMQKANEKALRSYIALKKGNAQNYTTQDFEENNSPYTAEITQKLAALKPLEILKPEPFKDGFIVVQLISQIKDELQNFNEAKSALKTRLTQEKTLTALQTLAKEKLKDFKGKSVGYVSPNFGGTISELNQEESAKFINTLFNRQEKKGFVTIGNKVVLYQITEQNFNHSFSAEESQYMQRLVNNTKTDFFDKALIEELKKRYKIVKYIQ
- the gpmI gene encoding 2,3-bisphosphoglycerate-independent phosphoglycerate mutase — translated: MVQKTLLIITDGIGYRKDSDHNAFFHAKKPTYDLMFKTLPYSLIDTHGLSVGLPEGQMGNSEVGHMCIGAGRVLYQDLVKISLSLQNDGLKNNPAFLNTIHKSKMVHLMGLMSDGGVHSHIEHFIALALECEKSGKKVCLHLITDGRDVAPKSALTYLKQMQNICNENIQIATISGRFYAMDRDKRFERIELAYHSLMGLNNTPLSPSEYIQSQYDKSITDEFIMPTCFKNYCGMQDGESFIFINFRNDRAREIVSALGQKEFNGFERETFKKLHIATMTPYDNTFPYPVLFPKESVQNTLTEVVSQHNLTQSHIAETEKYAHVTFFINGGVEAPFKNENRVLIQSPKVTTYDLKPEMSAKEVTLAVLEQMKLGTDLIIVNFANGDMVGHTGNFEASIKAVEAVDACLGEILSLAKELNYAMLLTSDHGNCERMKDENQNPLTNHTAGSVYCFVLGNGVKSIKNGALNNIASSVLKLMGIKAPATMDEPLF